One window of the Salvia miltiorrhiza cultivar Shanhuang (shh) chromosome 6, IMPLAD_Smil_shh, whole genome shotgun sequence genome contains the following:
- the LOC130990187 gene encoding probable F-box protein At5g04010 translates to MMKKRSPPWQVLDLVAHRLDAETLATAACVCKSWSTAMSADHLWQPICSAVYPSLSNLHPTGVVPYRRLYALGRAAEKRRLRSPPKPTLSMRDLVFAVDVHNGRGCVATVVSPGGGLQPNKGSGVFQFDIGVDGGNMVAFEELDSLRITWNVVLQGLKGVFTMMDCRGKGSFVLGLEGWFSKELPPPGCCSGGAASGLVADLRLGLRESVAGKVVVEKISVGVLSIVSWRYVCIDDALRYLQHFLLPS, encoded by the coding sequence ATGATGAAAAAGAGGTCTCCGCCGTGGCAAGTTCTTGATCTCGTGGCCCACCGCCTCGACGCCGAAACCCTCGCCACCGCCGCCTGCGTATGCAAATCCTGGTCCACAGCCATGTCCGCCGACCACCTCTGGCAGCCCATCTGCTCCGCCGTCTACCCCTCTCTCTCCAACCTCCACCCCACCGGCGTTGTCCCCTACCGCCGGCTCTACGCCCTCGGCCGCGCCGCCGAGAAGCGCCGCCTCCGGAGCCCCCCCAAGCCCACCCTCTCCATGCGAGACCTGGTCTTCGCAGTCGACGTCCATAACGGCCGCGGCTGCGTGGCCACGGTCGTGAGCCCCGGCGGTGGGCTCCAGCCCAACAAGGGCAGCGGCGTGTTCCAGTTTGACATCGGCGTGGACGGCGGCAACATGGTGGCGTTCGAGGAGCTGGATAGTTTGAGGATCACATGGAACGTGGTGCTGCAGGGGTTGAAGGGTGTGTTCACCATGATGGATTGTAGGGGGAAGGGAAGCTTCGTTTTGGGCTTGGAGGGCTGGTTCTCCAAGGAGCTTCCGCCGCCTGGCTGCTGCTCCGGCGGCGCCGCCAGTGGGCTCGTGGCGGATTTGAGGCTGGGGCTGAGGGAGAGCGTTGCCGGTAAGGTGGTGGTGGAGAAGATAAGTGTGGGAGTGTTGAGTATTGTGAGTTGGAGATATGTTTGTATTGATGATGCTCTTAGGTATTTGCAGCATTTTCTTTTACCATCTTAA
- the LOC130990188 gene encoding protein EARLY RESPONSIVE TO DEHYDRATION 15: MALVSGVRSSLNPNAPLFIPAAVQQVEDFSPEWWNLVTTATWFKDYWLSQHQGEDIFGEETDGNDVVGLLPDNFDLGIDDEILNMEAQFEEFLQSAEGQDYHGNKAAIGITDNGFSKNSTLVKTLSMPKERGYVSPREAMKWEKPAKIVSPRCSPRFIQQPR, from the exons atgGCGCTTGTATCCGGAGTAAGGTCTTCGTTGAATCCGAACGCGCCGCTGTTCATCCCGGCGGCGGTGCAGCAGGTGGAGGACTTCTCACCCGAGTGGTGGAACCTCGTCACCACCGCCACCTGGTTCAAGGATTACTGGCTGAGCCAGCACCAAGGGGAGGACATCTTCGGTGAGGAGACCGATGGGAACGACGTCGTTGGATTGTTGCCCGATAACTTTGACCTGGGTATCGATGATGAGATCTTGAATATGGAAGCACAGTTTGAGGAATTTCTCCAGTCTGCTGAGGGCCAAGACTACCACGGTAACAAGGCTGCCATAGGAATCACGGATAATG GTTTCAGCAAGAATTCGACGCTGGTGAAGACTCTGAGCATGCCGAAGGAGAGAGGCTACGTGTCGCCGCGGGAGGCGATGAAGTGGGAGAAGCCTGCAAAGATTGTGAGCCCAAGGTGCAGCCCTCGATTCATCCAGCAACCTCGTTGA